The genomic window TGctctgaaaacaaaagcaaagatataattATTGCTTATTCTTTTCCCCCTACTTTATTTGTGCCACtgtgaaagaagggagaaaaatcatCATAATAAATAGAGAGacttaagagagaaagagaaatcagtCCAGACGAGAAATACTAGGAGCAACAGAAACACCATCAAGCCATTCAAAATAAGCTTCCTTTTAAAAGGTTGtcgtactaaaaaaaaaaaaaaaaaaaattcacaccaAAAATATAGCAGCGGAGAAGGAGGATAAATACAAGTTAATTGCACACCAATCCCATGCATAAAACTGGGGCATTAGCCAAAGCAGTAGTATTCAGAATCCAACTTGGGACGCTTGTACAGTGCGTGTGAGTCCCCTACGACTGAACTGTCACTGAACTGGTCCAAGTCTGAGGGGGTGTGATGGCCTGGGACGTCATCCGCCAAAGTGTCCAGGTAGCTCCCCACGGAGATGCCGTCGAGCCCGTCACTGCCATCGTGGAGGCTGTTGCAGCTGCCGTGTAAGGAGGTGCTCTGACTCTCCAGTAAGCTGCACAGGCTGCCACTCAGACTGCTGCCTCGGCTGGTGATGGTGGCTTTCTCTTCAATCATCCACTTGATGGACTCGATGCTCTCATTGATGAGGAGCAACTGGCGCATGAGCTTC from Bos indicus x Bos taurus breed Angus x Brahman F1 hybrid chromosome 8, Bos_hybrid_MaternalHap_v2.0, whole genome shotgun sequence includes these protein-coding regions:
- the LURAP1L gene encoding leucine rich adaptor protein 1-like, which codes for MEDGPLPDLRDIELKLGRKVPESLVRSLRGEEPVPPERDRDPGGGSGGSGSGCSSSSSCCSFPLSLSSSSSSSPTSGSPRPSHSSSTLERLETKIHLLRQEMVNLRATDGKLMRQLLLINESIESIKWMIEEKATITSRGSSLSGSLCSLLESQSTSLHGSCNSLHDGSDGLDGISVGSYLDTLADDVPGHHTPSDLDQFSDSSVVGDSHALYKRPKLDSEYYCFG